A stretch of DNA from Coccidioides posadasii str. Silveira chromosome 1, complete sequence:
TGTACTCAGGTACATACATTTTGCCCTTTAACCAACCCTTGGTAGCATTAATCACTCTTCGAACAACAGCTTCTAGCCCCATTTTCAATAAGTAAACTCATCTCGACCATCAACGCGTACTTCCCATCCATCGGGATATCTCTAACTGCGATGCTGAAGGGGTTGCAAGGCCGAAGCGCCTCACACACAGCAATCAATCATCAGCTGTGAAGCGAGGACTCTAAGCCCCACAGCCGGGTTAATTATTCCAAATCGCCTGACTATTCATGGACAGCAAGGAGCAGCCAAAGATGATTCCATAACATCTTAGCAGGACATCCAACTGTCATCTTTGATTCgttaccttttttttaaggCATGTCATTTATTTTAAAATTCAAACTGGCTGGTGTTTTGCCCGATATCACACACCTAGGGGGAGTTAAATACAATGCAGAGCAATATATCCTTTGTCCCGCAATGATATCGGTGCCAAATCAATAAGGAATTGCTACCACTTAAGAATAAGCTCTATTAGAGTTATCCTTAGGCTTCCTAGCGTACTTGATATCTGCTATGAACTATAAACAGGAGAATCTCCTATCTTTAGACACTTCTGCTTGTCTCCCTGGTTTTGTTAAGCAGTTCACCTCTACTTTGAGCACCTTCTTTTGAAAACCAATGTAATGGTACAAACTTTGCTCTGGCTACACACTTTTACATCGGCCACAACTCCTTGAAGAAACCGCTAATTTTGCCGGCAGTGTGACTGTTGTTGCTTGCTTCTTAATGGTCAAGATGGATATACCCTTTCCAGGCGCAAATATCACATTGCCAATTATTTTGAATGTGATTATACTGATGGACCAGCCTACGTCCTATGGCTGTGTTGCTTGATTATATGCAAACCATATCTACAAAATGGTCTGCTTTAACATCATCCTTGTCATGCTGACATTTGGCTCAGCCTCTCACACAAATCTATAGTGAGATTTTTTTCTAGCATTCACCAGGGTCAGGTTTACTTAGATGAACTCCATAAAGAGAAACCCATAAGAACATCTGCGACCATTCTCTATCAGAAGATCTCCAACAAATCTATATCAGTGGGCACTTTCGTGCACACCATTGAAAGTCAACACTAAGAGCGTTTCAACATATCTAAGGCCTTTACAGCTCCGAGAGAGACAGTCACAGGAAGGTTTAAAACTGCATCCTCAGAATGTCCCATTGATTGGGCCTTGTTGTGCCCATCAAGAATGTTCCAGGGCCAATGAAAAAGGTTATGCAGCACATTAACAATGTTTTGGCACAAACCTGCTACACTATCATCGCAAGACAGCTAGGCAGGCAAAATACTTGCTTTCAGAAAGCTTGGGTGAGACAGATCTTTTGCGCTGGCATGGAATGTTAATTGGAAATCTTCGTCAATTATCTATGATTCCCTTACCTTTTCATTATGCTCCACCGTAGGCTATCATTGGGCCGATATGATGAAGTATCTCCCTAGTTATGAAGGATATCTTTGAAGCATGTTCTGATTGAATTCAAATTGAATGTCAAACCTTTTAGTGTTGCCGACGCCGGTCACGCGCGGCGGCTCTGAGGATTGACTAAATTGACATGTCATTCAAAGGTCTACTGCGCAGTCAGGTGGTACTCCATAATAAATCACAGCACAGGAGCTAATGGCTGAGATTTCTCTATATGTTACGAATGGTATACATCCAGAATACTAGCAAATTCCTTCCGAAACATTCTATGCTAGACACGTACTAATACATATAATACTTTATTCACCTTGCACCGCTATTCTATGAACAGGTCACGTAGGTATTCAAGAGGCAAGTGAATCTATATaacatactctgtactccgtactcaagGGTGGAAATCTAGAACTTGTAGACTTGATCCTTGTCGTACCCAAGCTCCTTCAAGAGACCAGTGAGCTCCCCCTGGTCTTTGGGACTGTTCTTTGGTCCACTGACGGCTTTGTACATTCCGGGGGGTCCGCAAACGAAGatcttgatattctcggtCTTGGGTTCGGGCAAGACAGTCTTCAACAACTCCTTGGTGACGTAGCCGGTTCCCTGAGTCCAGCCAGCTGGAGGCTTGTCAAGAAGATAAAACGCACGGAAGCGTCGGGGATAGGTGTTCTCCAAGATATCCAACTCTTTTTTCAGGAGGATGTCTTCCTCTGTAATATTGCCAAAGACGAGTGTAACTTTGGTTTTGTCATTGGGGTTGTTGAAGATTTTGCGAATGATTTGGTACATGGGAGTGATTCCGGTACCGCCGGCGATCATGCAAATATGATCGTGCTTGTTTTCTTCCCAAGGGTATTTAGGAATGGGCCCTTTGAAAGAAAGCTGTTGACCGACGGCCATGTTGTGCAAGTGGGTGGACATGGGGCCGTTGGGATACTGCTTAACGACGAGATCCAGGTATCCGGGTTGTTCTGAGGGGATTGTCAGTACAATACGTAGCCCAATGATACATAATCCGGTTCCTACCTTCTTCGCTAACGGGAGTATAGGGACGGATGGTTGGCTTCTCATCTTTTGGGCCCTTGTACTTTGTTAAAAGAGCGGCTTCCGTCCAGAAAGTACTTATTAGCAAACCGTGAAAAGCCAGCAATTGAGTTTCAACATACATGCAATATGCAGTCCCGAGATAGACTCTGGATCTGGAAATTCAAAACGAAATCTCTTCACGTTGTGGCTCAGCGTCTCAATCCCGGCGAGCTTCAAATCCACCCAGCCTTGGTCCCCACCAACGAAGACTTTCGATCGCTCCTTGAGCGCAGCCTCCAAAGCTTGCGGGGATTGCTGTCGCTGCCAGTAGTAGTATGCGCCTCCGGCAGCAAGGGCAAGACCGCCATAGAGTGGAGCGTTTGACGACGGCTTTGGGGAGGCTTCGGAGGCATATTTGCGAATTGCCTATAGTAAACACGAAGTGTCAGTCAGGCCCTAGTCTCAATGGAAGCAACTGTACTTTGGATACTACGTACTTGGCCTGCAGGCCTGCAGGTTCTGAACATTAATCTGGCGAACATAATGGCCTTTGAGCGTTGATGTGAAGAGTGCGCTCAATTGTCGTGTTAAGGATGATTAAATGAAGTTCGAGCATGGAATTGGACGCGGGAAAAACGAAACTTAGTTAGTTATCCAGCAACCAGATGACGTTATCACGGCTTCGCTGACAAAGCCGGCAACGATTTTTGCCCGACGTCGTCTTCCGAGCGTTGACGCTAACGAATGCATGACTATCATGAAGGGGCTAGCACTTAAACTCCCAAAGACACCTTGGATTTTGGTTTTTGCCGTTTAAACATTTGCGTGGTTTGATACTCTCCTTTCGTTGTATCCCTCTCATTGTTGAAAGTGGCGCAGCGATATGAGAATCGAGGCGCTTTCACAAGTAGATGAATCTCAACTTCCGTCTCCGCGACTACACCCCGGCAACCACCGAACCAGACGGCCCGAATGGTTGCGGTGTTTACACGGATAATGGAACATTCTCAATCATCTTCCAGGACGGTACGGTCAGTTTGGAAGTCAAGTCCCCATCTGCACCGGGCACTTGGCTTTTCGTGCTCTGCGGATGGTGCACCTTGATTCTCACTGGTGGAACCGTCTATGCCGCTCGTCACCGTGTGTGTCGCGTTTTGAGTGTACGACGCATGAGTGGAGTATTGTTCATGGCGCCTGATCTAGACTTGTACCTTGAAGCCCATAGGTAGTGCCGAGAAGCAGTTTTCTTCGGAGATCATGAATGGAAAGGTCGCCGTTGAATGGTTCAAGAAGTTTATGGGCAAACGCCGGAGACGGACAGAAGGGAATGAGGAATTGGATAAGAGGATACGGAGGTGACGCAGGGTGAAGCGGTTCGCAAATTAATTTTGGGCCATTaacaaagaaaaagcaaggaGCAACAGCTTCCTGCGGACGAGCTGGGCTTTTAAGAGTGGCTAAATGCCGACAGTCCATAGTGATAACAGTCAAGTATCTGATAAACAACAAATTCGAATAGGTGACATAATTCTACATTTCAGTTTTGTAGTTCCAATTCGGATCTAGGAGTTGATGATGGATTTTGATAGGCGGAGGACTCGTAGGGGGCACACAAAAACTGGAAGGACTTTGTGGTGTTATAACTAATACTCCT
This window harbors:
- a CDS encoding uncharacterized protein (EggNog:ENOG410PPYC~COG:S~TransMembrane:1 (o53-74i)), translated to MNLNFRLRDYTPATTEPDGPNGCGVYTDNGTFSIIFQDGTVSLEVKSPSAPGTWLFVLCGWCTLILTGGTVYAARHRTCTLKPIGSAEKQFSSEIMNGKVAVEWFKKFMGKRRRRTEGNEELDKRIRR
- the MCR1 gene encoding NADH-cytochrome b5 reductase (EggNog:ENOG410PFBX~COG:C,H~TransMembrane:1 (o32-49i)~BUSCO:9662at33183) — protein: MFARLMFRTCRPAGQAIRKYASEASPKPSSNAPLYGGLALAAGGAYYYWQRQQSPQALEAALKERSKVFVGGDQGWVDLKLAGIETLSHNVKRFRFEFPDPESISGLHIASALLTKYKGPKDEKPTIRPYTPVSEEEQPGYLDLVVKQYPNGPMSTHLHNMAVGQQLSFKGPIPKYPWEENKHDHICMIAGGTGITPMYQIIRKIFNNPNDKTKVTLVFGNITEEDILLKKELDILENTYPRRFRAFYLLDKPPAGWTQGTGYVTKELLKTVLPEPKTENIKIFVCGPPGMYKAVSGPKNSPKDQGELTGLLKELGYDKDQVYKF